The DNA window AATGACGAGCTAGATCGTTATCGCCATTGGCAGGCAAATGGTCAAACCATCTCATACCTAAATCCTTTTCGACCTCGTGCTGTCTCAACTCAGTCGATCTGGACATCACCAAGTTTATCCGACGCGCTCTCGCCGATCGCACCAATAACCGATCCAACTACAAGCGATCGGCGGACAATTCAAATGCCTGTAATGCCACCAATAGGGACAGGGTTACCAGCAAATCCATCGATTAATATTTCTACTGCCGAGTTAAATAACTTTAAAGGGCTAGAAACTCTCTATAGCCTTGAAAGCATGAATGGTAATGGCTTCGAGCAAGATTTACCCTATGCTCAAGACATGAATGGCTACGGTGAGCCAAGCGGCATGACTTCACCCACAATGGCAAGAGTATCTGAACCCGATGATGATGATATTTTGCAAAGCTTTGCCAATGATTATGCAGATGTCTCACAGGAATCTATTGAGCAAGAGGAAACATACCCGATTCCTAGTGCACCAAACGAAAAAGGTGCCTTACGCAGCTTAATGAATCCAGTGGGGATTATTTCACTATTACTGTTGCTTTGCTCTAGTGCCGCGATCGGCTATCTGATGGTCGATCCATCTGGGGTGATGAAAATGTTCAAACCTGAGTCACGCACAAAAACTACCCAAACTGATGTTAAAAGCTCAGACTTAGGTAGTGACATTAATTTACAAAACCAGCAGCAAAAAGCCAATGATTCAGGACTATCTTTTGTGCCATTTGCTAGTGATAAATCTACCTTATCAAATAATAAATCGTTAACTGATCCTACAGTATCGACCAAAAATCCATTAACTAAACCATCAACAAAGCCATCAGGCTTATTCGCTCCAAATAGCGCTTTTGTTCCTAGTCCTCCTTTGAGAACTGTGCCATCAACTACATTAACGCCAATTTCAGCGTCGCCTCTACCTCCCGCTTTAGCACCAGCACCTGTGGAGCGTAGCTATAGTTCACCTAGCAGAAATTACGATTCGGCTCCTGTGCCATCGTATAATCCACCTGCTCCCCGCCCTAAAACTAGCAAAGCCAATAGTTCTCCAAGTACAGCTAGATCGACTTCCACAACCACAAGTCGTAATGACACCAACCCTGCGCCAACGACTGTTTATGTTACTCCGCGTAGCAATACGGCTGTGAAGTATGCTGCACCTTTGTCATCGGCTCCTGCTGCGGCTCCCGCACCAAGTAGCAGCTATCGGGTAGTTGTTGAGAATAGCTATGCAGCAAGCGCTCAGCAAGTTGACCGAGATGCTTATGTGCGCCCTAGTGACGGACAAGTACAAGTTGGCTCTTATCGAGATGCTAATGCGGCTCAACAACGTATTGAGCAATTGCGCAGTCAGGGCATTCCTGCCAGAATTGAATAAAAATTGATAGCATTGTGTATTGTGAAGCTTTACACAATGCTATCAATGAGATGTTATTCGCGAGACGCAAAAATATATGAACTTTTTTTTCGATGCGATCGCCTGCGGTTTGTTGGCAGCCTTGACATGGATGGGACTGGTATGGATGTCGCCTAATCGCCCAATTGAATCTGGGAAAGCATGGGTACAGGGGGTGGGGTTAGTTGCGATCGCAAATATTTTTGTTTGGATTGCATTGGTAGGTTTGAATCTACGATTGATTCCTCTATGGGTAATTTGCTTTTTGATGATTAATGCTGCGATCGCGCGTTTAATATTTCCGCTCTGCGAAGGGATTAAAATTCCCAACATTTGGGCTTTAGTGATTCATCCTGTGGCGATCTCTTTAATGAGTATTTTACTAGGCGGAGCCGTAGGATTTTTATAATTACAGCGTGCTGCGCTCAAATCCGAAGCGTATTTTTTTGTTCGTTTGCTGGAAATTGATTTAAACCGCAAATAGTGTGAGGTGGCTCTTCGCTCTACCTCGCACTATTTGCGGTTTAAAGGGGATTGCATAGTGCTTCGTTTTTTATTTGATGGAAAAATTTAGGAATATTAGCATAATGCCAAAGGCTAGCATCCCAACGGCAAAAACTGACAAAGCGCTGGTAAATTGTTCTGAGAACTGCATGACTTCTGCGGCAATGACTTCTGGAGTTTTGTAGCGATCAGCCCACCAAAAATAACTTAGGGTAAATGCTGCTCCTAAAAACAGGATGACAAATAGAGTGAAACCAATCAAAGGGGTATATACCATATACTTTCCAACTCCTCTCTGTGATTTAAAGTTTAGAAATAGGCAAGCTATTTTTAAACTGGTATTAGTCTAGTCAAGACTTAAGTTGAGTTGGTAGCGATCGCTACTAGCTCAATTGCTTACTATTATCAACCTTTAGTCTATCTTTTGTATTGAGCCATGTTTGGATAATTGTTACGTTCAATTACAATTCAGCTCGATCAAATATAGCAATGCAAGTTTTATCCCAAAACACAAAGTGGCGCAGCCATTTTGTGTTTTTAAAACCCTTATAGGGTTTGGTTTTTAATTCACAGAAGTGTTGTCACACTTTTGTGAATTGGTATTACTTAGGACAAATCAAAACCCAGAGAAAGAAAGGCGGCGCTTCGCGCCGCCTTTCTTTCTCTGGGTTTTGATTTGTCCAAGCAATATATTGTGATCATTATAGAAGTAGCGAATTTAAAAAGCCTTTTGTACCCTTTTAACGAGGTTACTTGAGGTTTGATTATCTGGTCCAGCTACAGCAAAGAAAACAACTCCTCGTTTCGCTTCACAGCGTATTGATACACTGTAGTTGCCATTGACTCCGAATGCTCCATTAGCAAGGGGCTCAAAGTTGCGATCAAAGCCAGAGTCTTTGGCAGCTATTTCTGCTCTTCTGATACAAGCATCTTGGCTAATAGAAACATATTTTACGTGATTAAAAATGATCGGATATTGTGCCATTGCCATTGCAGGAAAGGCAAAAATACTCAGGATTGGTAACACTTTTAGATAGTTCATGATGCCTTTTAAAGTTGATGTTTACTTCAGATCTCATTAAAACCTGTATTGCAAAAAACTGATTTTACATTCAAATTTTATTAACCAGCAATAATATTTCTAAAAAGTGTGATATGAGATCGCGATCCATTCGTCAATTTGAGCGCGATCGCATACTGTAAAACCTGCCTCAATCATTGCCGAAGTTACATCTTCTTCGCGATCGCTGGTATAACCTGCGGTGATTAAGATTCCTGAATGTGTAGAAGTATTGCGTAAAGCTTTGTAAAATTCAGCGGCGAGAGAAATATGCACTCGCGCAAAAATATTTGCCGCGATGAGATCGAACTGTCCATTAGCCTTGATTTCAGTGACTGACTCAATGCTATCACCACCCATCCAATGCCCTAATTGGCTAGCACTACCAAGACTTGCTTTTGTGACAGTGACCTGTGATGAGACTTGGTTCCGTTCCACTGCGTCTTGAGTGGCGGATACGGCAATGTGATCGTTATCGATCGCTAAGACATTTGCACCAAGTTTTGCTAGAGCCACGCTTAAGATCCCTGAGCCTGAGCCAAGATCGAGGGCATAAAATGATGGCTGAGTGTACCGTTCTATTAGTTGTAAACTAAGGATGGTAGCGGGATGGAGACCACTGCCAAAGGCAAGACTATTTTGGAGACGGAGAACAATCTCTTGGGAATTGCTAGGTTGATAATCAGAGTTAGCAGATAGAATTACAAAGCGATCGCCTATATGTCGAATCAAAGCATTTTCGAGATTCTGTTCTATTTTAGTTGGCTTCTGATCAAGTACAAAGGTTTGTAATTCGCTAGTCATGCCTGTGCGATGGAGTGGCTTGAGGATAGCTGCGATCGCATCTATGCGCTGATAGATTTGGGTGTCTTCAGGCAGATACATTTGGATCGTGAATGTCCATTTAGCTGGAGAATCTCTATATTCGCTAATATGGATATCTTCGGCGGCGATCTCATTGGCAAGTAATGTACAAACCCAATCCACGGCTTCATTGGTGGTATCGAGGCTCAATTCTATCCATGACATAATTAATGTGCTCTCAAAAAATATAGGAAATTCAGCGCTAAGCGCTGAATTTCCTATTTAGGCTGGTGACAGGTAATGCAATGGAATGCACCGCCGCCAAGGAGAATATGTTTGGCTGACAGACCGATTGCTTTGCGATCGGGGAAATACTTGGCGATTTCCTGAACTGCTAGCTCATCATTAGCAGAACCATAGACAGGAATAATTACGCTGTCATTGGAGATATAGAAATTGAGATAACTTGCGGGCATGATTTCGCCTTCTTCATCAAGAACAAGATTGGGAGAAGGGATTTTCACTACATCCAATTTCCGTCCCTTGGCATCAGTCATGGCTTCTAATTGTGCAGCGATATGATTGAGTACTTGATAATTGGGATCGTCCTCTGAGGTTGGTTGCATACACATGACCGTATGCGGTGCGATGAAACGTGCGATCGTGTCTATATGTCCGTCGGTATGGTCATTGAGTAGTCCTTCATCGATCCAAAGAATCTTTTCGACTCCTAAGGCATTTTTTAATCCAGACTCGATCGCATCTTGATTCATATGTGGATTGCGATTGGGATTGAGTAAACATTGCTTAGTGGTGAGGCAGGTTCCTTCGCCATCAACTTCGATCGCACCACCTTCGAGTACCCATTCAAATTCAAACGCAGGAATATCTAGCGTTTGGAGAATATTCTCGGCTACGCGATCGTCATGTTCGAGCAGATATTTGCCACCCCAACCGTTCCATTGAAAACACAAAGCTCCTAATTTCCCATCTGCATTTTTGATATAGATGGGGGTGATATCGCGCATCCAGATGTCTCCAAAGGGAATCTGATGGAATCGCACAGGTAAATCGCCGAGAAGTTCCTTTGCTAAAGTGGCAGTTTCTGCTAACACTAGTATTTCTAGCTTTTCGGATGTGGCGATCGCTTTGGCAAGGGCGACAAATTCCGCTTGGACGATATCGAGATATTCTAACCACAGGTCACGATGGCTGGGGAAGGCTAGCCAACAGGCTTGGTGGGGTTGCCATTCGGCTGGCTGTGTATAGCCCAAGTTTTTTGGGTGATCCATGACGATTGTGGTGTTGTTAATAATCCATCGAAAATCCTACCTTTATTTTGGGCGATCGCGCTATCGACAATGCTACTTGTCCTAGAAAACTTAGAAAACAGGACATAAAAGCATTATTCTAAAAATAGTGGGTGTGATTGGTTGTTTTCGTTTTTGTTTTTAGCCTTGCAGATATCTACATAGTTCGGGTTCGTAACCTAAGAAATAACAATGAGTAAAGTTAATACAGAGATTCGTTTGCTTCTAAATTTGTGGGGCTTAGGAAATGGGCAAGGGCTAGTCAAGAAAAGTGAGCTTTTGCGCCCCTATAAAGGTAAGGAAAAGAAAGCTGTTTATGAAGTTAGTTTGAATGATCTTGCTGATCGTGGTGCGATCGCATTGACGATGGATAAAAAAGTGCCGAAGCTGTCGTTGACGGATGCGGGTTCGCAACAGTTGGCAAATGGTTTGCTGTCGCCAGATTTTGGGTTTGAGGGACAGTTGGTGGGTAGTCGGTTGGCGAATGCGGCTTTGAGATGGTTTAGGCAATATCAAGGTGTTGCTGTAAATGCTGAAGCGATCGCGCCTAAGATCTCGACCTACGATGAGTTTAAGGTTGTGGCGATCGAAACCTATAAACAACTCAACCGAGATTATAACCTCAGTAATCTTGTGCCAATTTATCAAATCAGAAGAGCGATCGGCGATCGCGTAACTCGCACGCAATTCAATGACTGGATGCTAGAAATGCAGTCAAAAGATATTTTGCAGCTTATTACAGGTTTGGTTACAGATCTTACTCCAGACAAAGAACGTGACTCAATTACAACCGAATTGGGCGGATTGCGCTACTATGCCAAGCTTCTATAGAGAAACATTAGATCTGAGGTAATTAAATTAAAAAATAATAAAAAGAGGTTTGTAATGTCTACACCGTCATCATTTGATGAACTTTACGAAGTAATCAATAAGAATAATCCCTTTGATGTGCCGCCAATTGTCACTGGGCAAGATATTTGGAATGGGAGTTTTCCTGATTTAACGACTTTAAATGCTCATGCCTCAGATGCCGTTTTTGAAGTGATTGAGCAAGTCCGATCAGGTAAACCCAAAGTCACTTCTCTTGCATTCAGTGCAGAAATCGGTGTGGGAAAAAGCCATTTGGTTAGGCGAATTCGTCAACGTTTGCAAGCAGATAAAAGCGCTTTTTTTGTTTACGCAAACAAGTATGGTGATTTGAACTTGATTCACTATCAATTTCGACAGATTTTAGCAGACAGCTTAAAACAGTCAAATGGACAGGGAATAACCCAGTGGCAAGAGCTAGCTGCGGCAATGGTTAACCAAGTCGTTTCCAGTAAAAAACCTGCATTAGAGCTAGTTGAAAAATTCCCCCTAGCCTTGGCAAAAAACCACGATCTGATTGACAGACTGACAAATGCCATTCTTAAAGCCAAACCTAAAGTTGGAGATCCTGACATTGTTAGAGCTATTCTATGGACATTAGGCGATTCTGCTCATGCGCCTTTTGCAATTAGATGGCTTGCTGGCAAAGAGTTAGCGGATGCTAAAGCAAAGGAGCTAGGGCTTCCAAATTCGACTAGGGAGATAAAATTATTAGAGGCAGATGCACTCAGTGCGTCGCTGGAGATTATCAGTATAGCCTCTGATTACAACCCTATCTTAATATGTTTCGATGAGCTAGAAGGACTAGAAGTTAACGAGGCTGGTTACTTCAAGTCTCAAGTTGTTGCTGGACTTGTCAAAGATTTATTTGATGCAATTGAGCAGTCTGATGTCACCAAAGGCGTTGCTATCTTATCTGTTATCCCTCCTGCTATTTGGGAGCAACTTCTAAAGGGGATAGGTTTAGGAATAGCAGATAGACTTTCTTCAAAACATCCCGAACCTCTTGACCTAAAGTATGCAGACGGGGAAGCTGTTGTCAGCATTGTGGATCTTTGGCTTCAAGATTTTTATCAATCTCACAACCTTGTACCACCAAACCCTGTGTTTCCTTTTGAGGAAGAGAAACTGAGGTCTTTGGGAAGCGAAAAGCCGACTATCAGAGCATTGTTGAAATGGTGTCGTGATAACTTTAGAGTCTCCCCACAACCTGTTAACCAGAAAGACTTGATTCAAAAAGCCTATGAAAGAGAATTATCTCAAGATGGTGAAGATTTCTTGGATGACAGTGAACTTATCGCCAGAGCGATCTATCTTGGATTGACGACCCTCAGAGGACAAACAATTGAGAATGTTCTGATTCAAGATGTCACAAATCAAATTAAGCCTGTCAAAGAAAATAATAGATCGATTCAATTTAAGATTATTGCAACGGAGAATGGTAAAGAAGAGGTGATCGGTGTTGCTGTAATTCAGCATACTCATGGGCTGACTGTCGGCTCAAGGATGAATAAGCTGACAATGTATGACACATTTAAGCTTACTCGTGGCTGCATGATTCGCTCACAAGATCGTAAGATCAAAAAATATTGGGAAGCACACAATTTGCGAATTAAACTTGATCAGATGGGTGGTGAATTTATCCATCTAGAAGCTGAACAAGTAAAGCCGCTTATTGCGATTCTTGCTGTGTATGACAAGCGCGAAGGTTACGGTGTCAGCGAAGATGCTATCTCAACCTTTATTGCTGATTCACAAATTGCTTTCAATAATCTCCTGATTAGAGACATCTTAAGCAATCCTGCAAATGTAATTCCTGATGATGACAGTGAGGCTGAACCAGTAATTGAGAATGAAAGTGATGAAGTAAAACCAACCTTTATTGATATTACTGATGAAGTTAATATTGATATCGATAGCTTTCTTGAATAAACACTACAACTTTGTTAGATAAGTTTTTATGATTTCCATCGCCAACGGTTTACGCATTTCGGCAACAAATTTAGATGCTTTAAAAAGCGGGAAAATCGTTGGCGCTTTTTCTAAAACTTTTCTTGCTCTCGACAAATGCTTTGCGCTCTATCCCGACATACAAGTCCCAGACTCAGAGACAATAAATGTCGAATTTTGGGCAGAATGTAAAAACTGTGAATCGATTAATAATACTTTCCCTTTATCAAATCTTTCAAAGTTCACAGCATTGTCTTTAGAGGAATTAGAAAGAATCTTTCAACAACGCGCAAATATATTTCTATTATCTTTGCGCGTCTATCAACTACCTAATCCCATTCAAGTTCAACCGCAAGCAACAGGTAATTTTGTTCCTTTATCGGAAGCAGTTACAATTATTAATTGGATACCTATTCTTAATGATGAGCAGTTTCAAGAGGCTCAAAAACAATTTCAAAGTATAGATTTATCAGTTATTCCCAACGAAATTTCGACTGCTTCAATCATGGCTGAAGAATTTCTAGAAATAAATCCTAGCTTTCTAGACGGATTTATTGAAGCAGATCCAAATACTACAGTTACTGTAGATTTAGTTGATGAAAATTCAAGTACTCAAATAGCATATATTGAACAGCCAAATGAGTCTGAATCAGATTGGATAAAAACAATTTCAACTCTAGGCGATCGGAGTATTAAAGAAGATGAAGGCAAAAGCAATTATCAAGCAGGTACAGATTTTGAAAATATAGTACGAAAAGCATTAGAGTTTTTGGGTTTTAAAGCGGATTATACTCATAAAGGTGGGGCAGGCGGACTAGACTTGTTATGTCTAGAACCATATGCTCTATTTGGAGAATGCAAAGCAGGAAAGAAAATCCCCAATGATACAGCTGTACAACTTCTTAACTTAGGAACTTTAAGAAGAAGAGATCTATTCCCAAAAGCTGTCAAATTAATAATCGGTGCTGGCAACCCAACTACTCAACTTGAAGATGCAGCAAAAGCTCATGGAATGGCTATTATTAATGCTGTGACATTACAAAAATTAGTCGAGCTAAAATCTAACCATTCAGGTTCAATTGATTTAATCGAGCTTAGAAAATATTTTGTTGGCGGTCAGAGTAACCAAGAAATTGACAAATATATTGAAAAAGTAACCAACGAAATGAAATTGCGATCGCATATCGTTAATTTAGTTAAAAGGTGCTTGGAGACATTTAACTCTTCCAATGTCGATTTAAATGCACTTGAGGGAGCCTATCATTTTTCTAATCCCCCTCAAAACTTGTCTAAAGAAGAATTAAAAGAAATGCTGATTGAGCTTTCTTCGCCGTTGGTGGGATATTTGGGAAGAGTTGAAGAAGATGGTAAAAAGTGCGATCGCTTTTACTACTTACGAGACTTACCGATAGAATAAGAAGACTAAAACGAAGAGAAACAACATGGAAAAAGTAATCATCAAAACTAACATCAAACAACAAGTCAGTGATTTTCAATACTGGCAACAACAAACACCCCAAAAACGCCTAGAAACTCTCGAACAAATTCGCCAAGAATATCATCAATACAAATACAATGCTCAACCAAGACTTCAAAGAATTTATACAATTATTAAACGACAACCAAGTTAACTACTTAGTCATTGGCGGCTATGCAGTCGCCATACATGGACATCCACGATACACCAAAGACATCGATATTTGGATAGAAATCAGCGAAGAAAACTCACAAAGAGTAATTACAGCATTAACAGAATTTGGCTTCGGTAGCTTAGGACTAACTGCCCAAGACTTTCAAGAACCGCATCAAATCATTCAACTTGGTTATCCACCAAATCGCATTGACTTAATCACCAGTCCAGATGGCATTGACTTCCAGACCTGTTATGAATCGAAAATAGAAGTAATGCTTGACGATATAGCCGTTAAATTCATCGATCTTGATAATCTTAAAAGGAACAAACTAGCATCTGGCAGACTGCAAGACTTGGCAGATTTAGAAAATCTCTGCTAATTAGCAATGAATAGGCGCTCGCCATTGACGTTTTCTCATTAGCCTAAGATATTTGGGAAGAGAGAAGAGAAGGGTGATGGAGAAAAAGGAGATCGCTTTTACTACTTGCGAGACTTACCGATCTAAGCCAACTTCACAGTAAGGAGAACAAACAATGAATAATAATCAAGAGCAACTTATCGAAAAGCGCGTAACCTACTCATTAGAACTAAAGGGCAAATTCATCCTGATCGAGAACGTTCCTGCGCGTGTCAACGAAGAAACAGGAGAACAATTTTTTGCGCCATCAACTGTGATGTTGCTACAACAAATTATTTTGGACGGTCAAGAACCAAAGCGTATAATTCAGACACCCGTTTATAGCTATGCTGCCTAATCTAGAGTTTGATTTTTCACCATTGGTGAGATATTTAGGAAGAGTTAAGGGTGATGGGATAAAAGGCGATCGCTTTTACTAAATGCGAGACTTACCGATAGAAAAGGAGATATAACATGACACTCAAAGAACTACAACCACAACTACTATCCCTAACCCCCGACGAAAAATCTCAAGCAATCCAAATCTTAGTCCAAAGCCTCAGTAACACATGGCAAGGCATCGAAAAAAATCCCAGAGTCATGGGTGGTGACGCTTGCATTCGTCAAACCCGCATACCCGTATGGCTGCTAGTAAGCCTCCAACACCAAGGCGCAAGCGAAGCCTACATTCTCGAAGACTATCCCACCCTCTCCGCAACAGACCTAGTAAACGCATGGCGCTACGCCGAAACCCATCCTGATGAGATAGAAGCAGCCATTCATAGGCAAGAGGCAGCTTAAAATGGCACGTCTCTACACCGATGAGCAATTCCCCCGAATTGTCGTCAAACTACTACGTGAGCTAGGGCATGATATTTTGACCGTCCAAGAAGCAGGAAAAGCTAACCAAAGAATCCCTGATGAAGAAGTATTAGCCTTTGCGATAAGTAACAACCGCACCGTATTAACGATTAATCGCAGTGACTTCATTCGACTGCATAAACTACAACCTATCCATGCAGGGATAATCGTTTGTACAGAAGACATCAACAGACAAAGACAAGCCACCCAAATTCATGAGGCAATTATCAATACAGTAGATCTAACCAACCAACTAATTCGCATAAATCGCCCTAGCAAATAAAGCTTTCTTCACCAGTTAAGATATTTGGCAAGAGATAAGGATAATGCAGGAACAGGCGATCGCTTTTACTACCTGCGAGACTTACCATAAAAATTTGAACATCCCCCGATGTCGAGTTAGTTATAATACAGAGAGCATAGATTAGGTTCAGCCAATGATTACGGCAATTAAGCAAATTGGAACTGTCGGTAAAGAAGGCAAGATTGAACTTTATACGCCAGAGTTGATTGAGGGTAAGCAGGTTGAGGTAATTCTATTAGTTAATAATCAGGATGAAACTGAGTACTTACTATCGAATGAGAAAAATCGTAAAAGATTGCTCTATACCTAAGACCAATCTTCAATTGATAAGTTTGGAATTTGTCCAAAATCTTTTGCATTGCGTGTTATTACAGTGGCGTTGAGAGATAACGCGATCGCGGCAATCCTTAAATCTCTCGTACCTAAACGCCTAAATTGGTGGCGTAAAATCTCAAACTGATTATAAGCGTTAGTATCAAAACTAAGT is part of the Pseudanabaena sp. BC1403 genome and encodes:
- a CDS encoding DUF5615 family PIN-like protein → MARLYTDEQFPRIVVKLLRELGHDILTVQEAGKANQRIPDEEVLAFAISNNRTVLTINRSDFIRLHKLQPIHAGIIVCTEDINRQRQATQIHEAIINTVDLTNQLIRINRPSK
- a CDS encoding DUF1802 family protein; translation: MISIANGLRISATNLDALKSGKIVGAFSKTFLALDKCFALYPDIQVPDSETINVEFWAECKNCESINNTFPLSNLSKFTALSLEELERIFQQRANIFLLSLRVYQLPNPIQVQPQATGNFVPLSEAVTIINWIPILNDEQFQEAQKQFQSIDLSVIPNEISTASIMAEEFLEINPSFLDGFIEADPNTTVTVDLVDENSSTQIAYIEQPNESESDWIKTISTLGDRSIKEDEGKSNYQAGTDFENIVRKALEFLGFKADYTHKGGAGGLDLLCLEPYALFGECKAGKKIPNDTAVQLLNLGTLRRRDLFPKAVKLIIGAGNPTTQLEDAAKAHGMAIINAVTLQKLVELKSNHSGSIDLIELRKYFVGGQSNQEIDKYIEKVTNEMKLRSHIVNLVKRCLETFNSSNVDLNALEGAYHFSNPPQNLSKEELKEMLIELSSPLVGYLGRVEEDGKKCDRFYYLRDLPIE
- a CDS encoding SPOR domain-containing protein, producing MQTLSPTISPTISPTISPTISRTYNPRGTDAETDFLPAIAHSSVLQTALAGLDASLNDELDRYRHWQANGQTISYLNPFRPRAVSTQSIWTSPSLSDALSPIAPITDPTTSDRRTIQMPVMPPIGTGLPANPSINISTAELNNFKGLETLYSLESMNGNGFEQDLPYAQDMNGYGEPSGMTSPTMARVSEPDDDDILQSFANDYADVSQESIEQEETYPIPSAPNEKGALRSLMNPVGIISLLLLLCSSAAIGYLMVDPSGVMKMFKPESRTKTTQTDVKSSDLGSDINLQNQQQKANDSGLSFVPFASDKSTLSNNKSLTDPTVSTKNPLTKPSTKPSGLFAPNSAFVPSPPLRTVPSTTLTPISASPLPPALAPAPVERSYSSPSRNYDSAPVPSYNPPAPRPKTSKANSSPSTARSTSTTTSRNDTNPAPTTVYVTPRSNTAVKYAAPLSSAPAAAPAPSSSYRVVVENSYAASAQQVDRDAYVRPSDGQVQVGSYRDANAAQQRIEQLRSQGIPARIE
- a CDS encoding 50S ribosomal protein L11 methyltransferase → MSWIELSLDTTNEAVDWVCTLLANEIAAEDIHISEYRDSPAKWTFTIQMYLPEDTQIYQRIDAIAAILKPLHRTGMTSELQTFVLDQKPTKIEQNLENALIRHIGDRFVILSANSDYQPSNSQEIVLRLQNSLAFGSGLHPATILSLQLIERYTQPSFYALDLGSGSGILSVALAKLGANVLAIDNDHIAVSATQDAVERNQVSSQVTVTKASLGSASQLGHWMGGDSIESVTEIKANGQFDLIAANIFARVHISLAAEFYKALRNTSTHSGILITAGYTSDREEDVTSAMIEAGFTVCDRAQIDEWIAISYHTF
- a CDS encoding agmatine deiminase family protein, which gives rise to MDHPKNLGYTQPAEWQPHQACWLAFPSHRDLWLEYLDIVQAEFVALAKAIATSEKLEILVLAETATLAKELLGDLPVRFHQIPFGDIWMRDITPIYIKNADGKLGALCFQWNGWGGKYLLEHDDRVAENILQTLDIPAFEFEWVLEGGAIEVDGEGTCLTTKQCLLNPNRNPHMNQDAIESGLKNALGVEKILWIDEGLLNDHTDGHIDTIARFIAPHTVMCMQPTSEDDPNYQVLNHIAAQLEAMTDAKGRKLDVVKIPSPNLVLDEEGEIMPASYLNFYISNDSVIIPVYGSANDELAVQEIAKYFPDRKAIGLSAKHILLGGGAFHCITCHQPK
- a CDS encoding AAA family ATPase; translation: MSTPSSFDELYEVINKNNPFDVPPIVTGQDIWNGSFPDLTTLNAHASDAVFEVIEQVRSGKPKVTSLAFSAEIGVGKSHLVRRIRQRLQADKSAFFVYANKYGDLNLIHYQFRQILADSLKQSNGQGITQWQELAAAMVNQVVSSKKPALELVEKFPLALAKNHDLIDRLTNAILKAKPKVGDPDIVRAILWTLGDSAHAPFAIRWLAGKELADAKAKELGLPNSTREIKLLEADALSASLEIISIASDYNPILICFDELEGLEVNEAGYFKSQVVAGLVKDLFDAIEQSDVTKGVAILSVIPPAIWEQLLKGIGLGIADRLSSKHPEPLDLKYADGEAVVSIVDLWLQDFYQSHNLVPPNPVFPFEEEKLRSLGSEKPTIRALLKWCRDNFRVSPQPVNQKDLIQKAYERELSQDGEDFLDDSELIARAIYLGLTTLRGQTIENVLIQDVTNQIKPVKENNRSIQFKIIATENGKEEVIGVAVIQHTHGLTVGSRMNKLTMYDTFKLTRGCMIRSQDRKIKKYWEAHNLRIKLDQMGGEFIHLEAEQVKPLIAILAVYDKREGYGVSEDAISTFIADSQIAFNNLLIRDILSNPANVIPDDDSEAEPVIENESDEVKPTFIDITDEVNIDIDSFLE
- a CDS encoding DUF6036 family nucleotidyltransferase, which encodes MLNQDFKEFIQLLNDNQVNYLVIGGYAVAIHGHPRYTKDIDIWIEISEENSQRVITALTEFGFGSLGLTAQDFQEPHQIIQLGYPPNRIDLITSPDGIDFQTCYESKIEVMLDDIAVKFIDLDNLKRNKLASGRLQDLADLENLC
- a CDS encoding DUF433 domain-containing protein is translated as MTLKELQPQLLSLTPDEKSQAIQILVQSLSNTWQGIEKNPRVMGGDACIRQTRIPVWLLVSLQHQGASEAYILEDYPTLSATDLVNAWRYAETHPDEIEAAIHRQEAA
- a CDS encoding YgiT-type zinc finger protein, which codes for MNNNQEQLIEKRVTYSLELKGKFILIENVPARVNEETGEQFFAPSTVMLLQQIILDGQEPKRIIQTPVYSYAA